The following nucleotide sequence is from Mytilus galloprovincialis chromosome 12, xbMytGall1.hap1.1, whole genome shotgun sequence.
aaaaaaaaaccaattgtatCACATTTTCATAACCTCTTTTGGAAAAACTTTTTCAGTTACATACGTTACGAACTTCATTATACATGTGGATCTCGCATGGTCATCTATATTCTGGTTCAAATATTCAAGAGCTGTGGTTCTTTGCTCCAACAGATTCCTTTTTGAATCGTATATCAATTTTATTGGTAAATCTGTTGACGAACAACATAGAAAATCTTGATAATGTAAAACTTTCTGccaatttttatgattttcaatatGTATACCTTGTAAGTTTGGAGTCTCATAATTTAAAGAGCTCGTATCTCAAGAAACAAAAACTGTTATtcacttttttaattttgttttctggtGTGCTTTACAGGCAGTATtcgtttgtaaataaaaaaaacccagatctGTGAAGTAGTTAATTAGATATACTTAGCCTTAAAAGAAGCATTAACGTTTTGTCTTGATAACAGATAATTTGTGTATTTCATATTCATGGAATTTGTTGTAATATCATTATGTTTGTATTTCCTTACGaaatatcgactctaaataaaactttgaattcaAATGATTGGATTAAAAAGTAAGCAAAATATCTCAGGCCTAGGTCAAAATCCGTCGTCATTGCCtgttccattttttctttaaaaaaaacatattcgtCCTCGCGGTAAAAGTTCAAGGTCATATGACGTTCATAATTGAAAAGGTGCGAACGACATAATAATGATACATCGATATGCCATAGATTTGAGGCCTATGTCGAAAGACGAAAGATGTATGGCCTGGTAGTGTTTCTTGCGAAAAAATACATTAAGTTGATATTGAGGTCAAATTTGAAGGTTACATGAAGGTCATCATGACACAGGATATTTAACCTCATGAATAGACATCAACATGGTAAATACCTAAGGCAtagatcaaaagacaaaaaagcTATGACCCATATGTACTATATCAGAACGGAACTTACGCTATTTCTCTTTAGGGTGAAGATGTATTATAAACTTTAATAGTAAAAATCCTGGtggtaaaatgtttataaattaaaaaaaagtgtttgcaATTCTATCAGACTGATATAGCACTACAAAAGGTATTTTAAAAATGCAAacgacacatttaaaaaaaaaaaagaaagaatgatcTCTGAATGACTCTGATATCCCCCTTTTATGGATCCgacaaaaagtttaaatctagattaaaaaaaaattacaagtaaaGGATATAAACTATGTTATTTTCAATTTAGTagtaactttttaaatataaacaaatgtacCTCTCTAGTATGCATGTCGCCTTTTTCTTAAACTGACAAGTTTGACCGATATTAGCATGTAAAGGACGCATATTTCCATTGCCAAATCTTTAAAACTAATCGTACAAATATTTTGAGTATGAATGAGATGTTTAGCGAGGCCTATTTTTTCAGtgtgaaaataaaacaagaaaaattaaaCGCCAGGTTTATTTTGGATGTAAAGAGTTGGTTATCCCCTTAAGATATTTTGGTTTCTAGTTCTCTGAAATAACTTGGTgtgaagtgttttatttttaattgatactTTTGAGTCTCATGAagagaataaaaaagaaaacaacatgcTATATATGGGTCCGGTGCGCTTGTCTGGATTTGTATTTTTCAGGAACTCTCTacgctaaatatttaaaaaccaaGAATGTATAATAATCGAAACAGTTGAAGCGCTGTATGACCAACAAggacataaaaaaataaccaaattgaTGTAAGATCAACTTAGACTGAGgggtttgaaaatttaatttcttcTAGTTTCAAAATTAACTAACAGACAGGTTTGCTATGCATCATGTCAATAACGAATTAATAATAACTGAGATGACGATACCCACGGTGAATGAAAGTCGACTAGCAAAGGAAACATGGAACTGTCGTACTTTTAAAAGTGTCTTATTCATTATCAGAATAAGTTTATCAACTTTAACGATATATCACATTATATCTTTCTTATaacttttcttcatttttcataATTAAATAAAGCTTGATTGTCATATCTGAATTTTAATGACCAAAGATCTCACTATTATAGCAtttgtattttgattaaattaacaTGTCTGATAATCGGTTAAAAGAAGATGTTAAACATTCGGTTCACCTAACATAAAAGTAATGTTCAGAAAAACTAACAAATAATGTTTAACAAAGTTACACTCACAAATTATAAATCCATGTTTGTTGGATGACAGGGTCATCGGATATATTTTTCAATCACGATACCCTTTCACAAATTGTGGCTTTGTTTAATTCTGTGTGACCCAGTAGAATGAATGgggaacatttttgtaaaggtttaCACAAAATTACGAAAAATCGTGAAAAACTGACTTCTATAGATAACAGATCAATGTGATAACAATAACAATGataattcaataatatttaaTAGAAGTATTAGTATATTGATTATAAATAGTATTTATGTTagaattgtacatttaattttttaaatcacAAAAGCACAAAGAATATATATACGTTTTCTAAAAGAATTGAACAAATTCAGTGTTAAATATTTATAACAGGCTATACAATTGTTACATCAATGACACCTTTTAATAGTTGAATTCAAAATGTCACATTTCATACATTATAATGCTCAAAGCCAATTATCGTGCTTCTTTCATATCAATACCgcttagtttaaatgtttaatttatgCCAAAAAATATACAAGGGACTCCTATTAAGAAAAGAAGGAATCTTCTTAGCAGTGAGCTACGTAAATCTAATTTTACAACCAATATTGCTGAAAAGGGGCTAATTATACAAAATAAGCATCATTTTCAAGTTTCCATTCTTATTGTATCAAAAATTACTACATTCTATAAGCTCCAAAATACGCTAGAATTTGTTTCCTGGAATAAGATAGTTTATGTGATAAATCTTAATTGCGTCTGTATTGAAAATCTTCGAACAATGATATGTCCACAAATCAACAACTGTTTTATTAATTAGACGCGCAGATTTGATATAGCGTTTCCTGTTATTGCTTGACGACAAAAAGGAGACAACTTTATTTTAGCAATGTTTGTTACACCTGACGGTCATATTCCTAATTTTAATGCTTTATCAGTACAAGTCGATCAATCACCTGTCTTGTCCACTGACAACAActagtgacaaaaaaaaaaagtggcTGTCAGATAGCAACCATTTATCTGAGACATTGTAAACATTttctgttttgtacataaatttgctTAAACATAGCTGAAATggttttaacaaaacaaaaacaacacaaataagtttttttaatcttattttcataaGTTCACGtgtaacacattttttaaatccATTTTCCTTAATATCGCGAGCTGTCCCGATACAATACAAATGTAATGTCGGAATTTGTTAGGTACACAATGTTCACTTTTACGTTTCTGCCCTTTTAGACAGTTCAAAAAGTgttccaaaatatttgaaagcgaCTTTCTCATTGTGTATCAAACGAAAGAAAATCAAGTAAATTCATTTCATTTTACAGCCATTAAAACTGTGTAACCCGTTtgactaaaacaaaaataaaatgaattagaTGATAATTGTATGCGACCAAAACgggattaaaaaaaacattttagatcAACATTACCTGAGGGTTTTGGAACCTGATCAAATGATGTCTGAATTCATTCAAATCcttttataattcatattttacttattttctttttaatcttTTCTCCATTCGAGTACAGTTAACTATATACTCTCACCCATCTTTAAAATAGAGGAAAAGATGCCCGAAAATGAAATCTTTCCAAGCGTGTACAATTAAAACTTTCCGACAGTCTCAACAGCCATTCCTACAAGATTTTACGGAACAAAAATGTTTTAGGGCGTATTTTCATCTAAATGGTGTAAATGCTTGATGAATTTTTGTGCGTTTTTAAATCGTTCTCATTTTTCTATTTATCTTTCGTAATTTGGCTTTACCTGAGATTTAGCGTAAACGACTTGTGTTATCAAATCACGGGTTGCACTGAAATCCTGGCATCACAGCTATTTTGGAAGATCTCAAACcgatattagaaagaaaaaaaatcaacacaaataccaaactttaaaaaaaaatgtatatgtcacTTAAACCTGAAAAATCCGAACGCCCAACTGTATCAACTGAAAAGACATTTCCAACTATAATTCATGTAAACACCTTTACAAATACTTCATTGTTAAATGGATAATACTCGGCATAACGTTGATTTTgcaagtttattataaaattacgTAACGTTTGTACATAACTCACAAAATAAGAGCAAATATTGACTGAGTACATAAAAACAATCTAGTGTTCTCAAAATTCTTAACAGCTAGAAAAGTCAAAAGAAAGGCATATAGAAAACGAGACATGAAAAGATTATTAAGTTACTGAATATCTACTATTTGATAGAAATATAGATGCTATTGCGTAATAGATAAAACGCATAACATTGTTGACATATTATATGTTTTCAGATTGAAAGTCCGTTGATATTTTCAGTAAAAACTTATAGAGTCACAGGTATCCATTTAATATTGGTTACCTCAAATCTGAGTCTTGATCTTCATCCGAATCGTCCTCCTCCCTATtttaaaaatgtgcaaaaaataaaatatttactcaGTTAATTTCTACCATAGCTTTTATTCAATAATCGAGATACACTGCTTGCAGGAAATATAATTTGCAGTAACTAAATAATCATTGGGATTATGATTTGCATAATAATATCGTTATAAAACTCTTGACGTTTCGTAGAAGATTTAAACTCTGTTGTAATATTTACATTCAAGAGAGGCCAAATGAAGcggatatttaaaaatataatccTCTATTTGTCTTATATTTGACCATCGTTAAATGTAATAAATTATGATAATCTTTTTTTCCTAATTCTCGACAATACGTTTAGAAGATTATTGTATGAATTTAAGGATCATAGCTATTATCAGCTCACtggatgaataaaaaaaattgtaacaggTGTTAACGAAATTGACAACTTTGTGAAAATCACTCATAGTGGATTTTGATTTATCAAATAATGAACATTGATTTTGTAAGGATTCGAATAGATTTTAACATAGTTACTCTGGagttatcggatttatccaatctgtACATTTAAAGTTCGGGAATCTAACTAATCCAccgtttttttaaatgtaaaaatctaTATGAACATCATCTACAATTTTATTTGATGTATAAGAGATAAATTGTTGtgtagtaaattttgtaaatttatttatgaTTGTAAAATTATTGATTTCTCTGTTTTTAAATAGTCGAAAAGGTTGTTATGTCCTTTATCAAGAGCGTTTGTACTAGCTTCgaatgatattatatatattgtttagtaTATTGTATGGTAATATTTAACATATCTTTATACCTaggtatgtaaaaaaataatgaaaattctcaaacgcaatatattttttttaactcatgcAAATGTCGAAGCAGTGACTACGTACCCAAATTGATTTCCAAGTTCCAAAACTAAAGCTGCTATCCACTTAGCTTTTCCTTTTGCTTTTACCATTTGTAATGCCATAGACATTGAAAGGAGAAAGCTTTCCTTGTCTGCCTCCATAAACCGCATAAAAGAATGATGTTCTCCACAGTCCCAACGCCAGTTGCAAATTTGGTCGTAATGAGCGTATTTATTTGCATCGTTAAATGTCATATATTTCACAACACTACTACATCGAATGTATCCTGTTTGTGACATGTATACTGGAGTGTTATCAGCTGAACATGACCATTGTTTGATTTTCTTATCACtgaaaaaataatagaaattgtttttcttcaaatagtGCTGTAGACAAATATTGCTGTCTTAATCAAAACAGAACCAAAACGATATACAACTTTGTTGATTTTCCAGATATGACATTTATAGACTCGTAGAAATAGCGACAtcgatatggtacaaaaaacataCATGTGAAAGTTCCAATTCAGGGATTACGCCCTGATAGCAATTGTAACTTTAATTTTGTCTGTCTTTTATGCGAAAAAA
It contains:
- the LOC143055375 gene encoding uncharacterized protein LOC143055375: MTTWVKIENFQCPGKDCCNDKKIKQWSCSADNTPVYMSQTGYIRCSSVVKYMTFNDANKYAHYDQICNWRWDCGEHHSFMRFMEADKESFLLSMSMALQMVKAKGKAKWIAALVLELGNQFGEEDDSDEDQDSDLR